The following proteins come from a genomic window of Anas platyrhynchos isolate ZD024472 breed Pekin duck chromosome 12, IASCAAS_PekinDuck_T2T, whole genome shotgun sequence:
- the LOC140003499 gene encoding ubiquitin carboxyl-terminal hydrolase 42-like, with translation MSTMTVVKKPKSSKSKKPSSRRSGKSKKPSTKILMSRTANWGQIPPAEDSSQVSVAQGRGGAIYCRSSEKSKAFAPRDLIVNDGIAPPQSILFPPEKICMDWRETQSVGVGLYNLGNTCFLNATLQCLTYTPPLANYMLSLEHGQSCREQDFCMMCTMETHINQALRCTVDAIEPTHVISNLSRIGQHFRFGSQEDAHEFLRYTVDAMQEACLNGSTELDRSSQATTIIHQIFGGFLRSRVKCLNCKAVSDTYEAFLDITLDIKAVSSVTRALELFVKPEELGGENCYKCSECKKMVPASKRFTIHRSSKVLTISLKRFADFTGGKINKVVKYPEYLDLRAYMSQSMGEPLLYALYAVLVHHGVSCHSGHYICYVKAGNGLWYQMNDAKVVRTDIKRVLGQQAYILFYIRRYDLTLGERAFYLPAPSYPCSFPPGQQGANSKQAGFMGPRLLPHMIKNSSRLNGNGSIKEDAKTTGVTLKRPSSAPPMACVQNQTITRPSITDPSRKQKITSSIHNKLPARRTVSQPDCLSSAAEDEDLYQAVPSSTITNSMPGAMPSVNREIITESLTASQLNSLSEETR, from the exons ATGTCAACAATGACCGTAGTTAAGAAGCCCAAATCTTCAAAGTCTAAAAAGCCCTCTTCAAGGCGGTCTGGCAAATCCAAGAAACCAAGTACTAAAATACTGATGTCACGCACTGCAAACTGGGGCCAGATACCGCCTGCAGAAGATTCAAGCCAAGTCTCTGTGGCCCAAGGACGTGGAGGTGCTATTTACTGtagatcatctgaaaaatctaaggCTTTTGCCCCAAGAGATCTAA tcgttaatgatggaattgctccaccacagagcattctttttccacctgagaagatttgtatggattggcgagaaacacaaagtgttggAGTTGGCCTGTACAATCTTGGCAacacatgttttcttaatgctactCTACAGTGTTTGACCTACACACCCCCACTTGCCAATTACATGCTTTCTCTCGAGCACGGCCAGTCAT gtCGTGAACAAGATTTTTGCATGATGTGCACAATGGAGACTCACATTAACCAGGCCCTGCGTTGCACTGTTGATGCCATCGAGCCTACGCATGTTATCAGTAATCTCAGTC gaaTAGGACAACATTTCCGTTTTGGCAGTCAAGAAGACGCACACGAGTTCTTGCGCTATACTGTTGATGCTATGCAGGAAGCGTGCTTGAATGGAAGCACCGA attggacagatcttctcaagctaccaccatcattcatcaaatatttggaggatttctaagatcgagag tgaagtgcttgaattgcaaagcagtttcgGATACGTATGAGGCATTTCTTGATATCACTTTGGATATAAAg GCGGTTTCATCTGTTACCAGAGCTCTGGAACTCTTTGTGAAACCTGAAGAGCTGGGTGGAGAGAATTGCTATAAATGTAGCGA gtgtAAAAAGATGGTTCCTGCATCCAAGAGATTTACCATACACCGTTCTTCCAAGGTTCTcacaatatcactgaaaagatttgcagatttcacaGGTGGAAAGATCAACAAG GTGGTGAAATATCCGGAGTATTTGGACCTGAGAGCCTACATGTCACAGTCAATGGGAGAACCACTGCTCTATGCCTTATACGCGGTGCTGGTACATCACGGTGTCAGCTGTCACTCAGGACACTATATATGCTATGTAAAG GCTGGTAATGGACTTTGGTATCAGATGAATGATGCTAAAGTAGTCCGTACTGACATTAAGAGAGTTCTTGGTCAGCAAgcttacatacttttttatatcag gcGCTATGATTTGACACTTGGAGAACGTGCGTTTTACTTGCCAGCACCATCTTATCCCTGTTCATTCCCTCCTGGTCAGCAGGGGGCTAATAGTAAGCAGGCTGGATTTATGGGACCACGACTTCTTCCTCATATGATTAAG aattcaagccgtttaaatggaaatggatccATAAAAGAGGACGCAAAGACCACTGGTGTCACCCTAAAAAGGCCATCTTCAGCACCACCGATGGcctgtgttcaaaaccagacaattaccaggccttcaattactgatccgtcaagaaaacagaagatcaccTCCAGTATTCACAATAAATTGCCTGCTCGTCGGACTGTGTCACAGCCTGACTGTCTTAGCAGTGCTGCGGAGGACGAAGATCTCTACCAGGCTGTTCCTTCATCCACAATTACAAATTCg ATGCCTGGAGCTATGCCTTCAGTCAATCGAGAAATCATCACGGAGTccctcacagccagccagctgaacagcttGTCAGAGGAAACGAGGTAA